The Thalassotalea agarivorans region GATTTAGGTCAAATCTTGCACCAATTCTTGGAAGCCTCTTCTTACAAAGTAGACTGGATAAAAAGTGGCGAAAAAGTTTTACCATTTTTATCGTCGCAATCGCCAGATATTATTCTTATGGATGTTCAATTGCCTGTCATCAGCGGTATAGAGCTTACAAAAGCGATTCGTAAAACAAGCGATATCCCGATTATTATGGTGACCTCAAAAACGGATGAAGTTAGTCGCCTTATTGGTTTAGAAACTGGCGTAGATGATTATGTGTGTAAACCATTTTCGGCACCAGAACTCATTTTACGTATCAAAGCAATTCTAAGAAGAACGTCTTCAGTCAAAGATGTCAAAGCTGATTCAGATATAGTATTCGTTGATAAAAACCAATTGTGTGTAACGTATCAAGAACAAGCAGAAAAATTGACCTTACTTGAAGCAAATCTATTGGATTTATTGTTGTCCTCTCCTCATCGCATTTACAGCAGAGAGCAAATCCTCGATTTAGCCTATAACAATGACAGGCATACTAGCGATAGGACTATCGATAGTCACATTAAAAATGTGCGCAAAAAGCTAGAGAAAATCGGACTAGGTAAAAACGTAATAGAGTCGGTATACGGTGTTGGTTATCGATATGTTAAGAGTTAAATAATGAAGTATATCGATACAAAGCTTAAGCAGTTATTAGTCATAGTTACCTTAATGGTAATGACTTTCATACCTTCTACAAGTATTGCTGAAGAAAAGAAAGCAACAAAAGAAGCCTTGGTTGAGCAGCTTGCCAAACCTGAAAATATTAATGCTAAACGTATTCCAATCTTAGTAGAGCTGGTCAAGCTTTGCTGGCTTAAATGCCCGTTAGAAGCTGAATTATACGGCACAGAAGTGCTTTCATTGTTAAAGCAATACCCCGATCCAGTTCAAGAAACAAAACTACTCGTCTATTTGCCTCGCATCTACCTAGATAGAGGAGACACTGACACAGCATTTAGAATGGTCGAACAAGGGATTTCCGTAGCCACAAAATCCAATGATGATGAAGGCCTAGCGCTTATTTTATATAACAAAGCGATTTACTACTATAAAAATGACGAGCTTGTACTTGCTTTAGATATCTATCAAAAGTTAGAAGCGACATACAAGCGCTCGGAAGATCAGCAAGCGCTAGGGAGTGTCTACAACAACCTTGGCAATATTCAACGCAAACTAGGCAACAATGGCAGCGCACTAGAATATTATGAGCTTGCTGCGAGGCTGCAACAAAACAACCCAAGAAAAACATACTATGCCAATACCCTAATGAATATTGGAGATTTATATAGTAATCAAGGAGACTATCAGCAGGCGCTATATAACATTAATCTTGGTATGGAGCATTTAAGTGCCACTGAGGCGCCGTTGCAATTTGGAGAAGGACTATTACGACTTGCCAATGTTTATGGCCGATTAGGTGATATTGAAAAGGCGACCAATTTTTTTGAACAAACACAGCAGATCTCTAAAGAAAATGGTTATCAGCGTTTATTAGTTACTACTTATTATTACGAGATTATTCTTGCGCTTAACCTAGGCGACGTGGATTATGCAGAGCGTGCCATATCTAATGCAAAGGTAAACTTTTCAAATAAGCTTCCTCCGTATTACCACAATGCACTACGTTTTTTTGAATCGCGGCTTGCTGCTGAACATGGTAATTGGCAGAAAGCAGAAGAATTAGTGCAGCCACTACTAGACGATAAATTATATGAACAGCGATTTTATCGCTCATTAGCCTTATCTGCACACGTTGTGCGTATAAAAGAAAAACTCGGAAAGTTTGAGCAAGCAAACGAAATATTAACGGATTTTTTTGAGCAGTATCGAGAAAACGTCAAAGCTAACAAATTGAGTCTTGCTCAGCAGTATTCTGAACTTTATAAGGTCAGAGAAAAAGAACGTCAAATTGCTGTACTGCAAGAACAGTCAGCGAAGCAACAAGTGCAAGCACTTCTTGATAAGCAAGAGAAACGTCAACTCATCTATTTGCAAGTAGTACTGGTAATACTGGTGATTGCCGCCTTATTATTTGGCTTTCAAAGGCGCAAAGCGCTGCAAAAAGAAGCCGCTTTAACCAAGCAATTAATCGAGAAAAAGAACCAAGCATTGGCCGATATTTGCCATGAATTAAGAACACCATTTAGCGTACTTAAACTGCAAATTGAAGCGCTGTTATATAACATAGAAACCGATACAGAGCTTGCCCACAATCGTTTGTACAACAAAATTAATGAACTCACGACACTAATCACAGATATCGACCAGTTAGCTAAGGCCGATGCACTTGTATTCGATATGGATAAACAGCCTACTAACGTATGGCAGCTGCTTAACGAAAGCACGAGTGAACTTGAGGCATTGTTTGAAGAAGCTAATCTTGAGTTTGTCGTTCGAAATCAGTTGAGTGAGTCTCAAATGGCTACGGTTGACTATGCGCGCATCAAGCAAGTCGTTACTAATTTACTCACTAATTCGCTTCGCTATACCGATGCGCCTGGCAAGGTTGCTATTGCAGCACAAGTTATCCAAGGAGAACTAGTGCTTACGGTCGACGATTCTGCGCCCGGTGTACCAAGCGATCAATACAGCGCGATATTCGAGCGGCTGTTTCGTGTTGAAAAATCAAGAAGCAGAAAGACTGGTGGTTCTGGTTTAGGGCTATCTATTAGTAAGAGCTTAATCGAATTGCATGGTGGCCAGATAGCGGCAAAAGCTAGTCATTTAGGTGGCCTTTGCATCACGATACGCATGCCAATATAAAAAACGCGAGCAAATCGCTCGCGTTTATCTCATTACTGCGCGTCTTGCGGTGTTTCTTTTAACACCGCAACAAGCAATGCGGGCAAAAAGGTTAGTGTGATTAAAGTCGACACTAAAATACCACTCAGTACGATAACACCTACACCTCGATAAAGTTCAGTACCCTCACCGGGGATCAACACCAAGGGGGCTAAACCAAATATGGTCGTAGCAGTTGACATCAGTATTGGCTTTAAGCGTTTTTCTAACGCCATCATAACCGCTTGTTTTACAGCAATGCCCTGCTCTAAAACAAAGCGGCGGGTTTGATCAACAATCAATATCGGGTTGTTAACTACGGTGCCCAATAAGATCAAAAAGCCCAGCATGGTGATCATATCAAACGGCAAATGAAAGCTACTTAAGCCAACCGTTGCCATCAGCATATTAACACCGTTAACGGCGACTAAACCCAAAAGGCCCCCTGCCATTCCCAGCGGAACTGTCGCTAAGATAAACAACGGATATCGCCAATGCGTGAAAATAGCAACAAGCAATAAGTAACAAAGCACGAGCGCAATAATAAAATTACTAGAAAGCGAGGCTTTGGTTTCTTCCAATTGATCCGCTGCGCCACTAATACTCACCTTAATACCTTGTGCTATTTTTCCGTCTTGCCAAAGTGCGGGTAAAAGCTCTTCTCTTACCTTTTGTTCTGCAATTTCTAACGCAACATCTCTTGGCGGGATAATGTAAACAGATACAGTTCGATTGCCGTCAACGCGTCTTACTGAATTACTGTTTTGACTCTCTACCAAATCGGCTAAGGCATTAAGCGGTAGCACATTGCCTTGCGGTGTTACTAAAGGCGTATCTGCCAGTTGTTGCAGCCCTTGTTGATTGCCCGCGCCGCTGAATAAGAATATGTCGACCTTATCGTCACCCAAAATAAACTCATCGACATAAGCACCATCACTCATTGCAGCAACTGCATAGCCAAAATCGTTATTGTCGATATTAAGCTCCGCCAGTCGTTGCCAACGTGGTTTTATCTCTATTAGTGGCTGATCAAGGGTGAGTGAACCTGGATCTGAGTTGATTTGAGGGTTGTCGAACACCAGTGACGCTTGCTGATATACCGCTTCTGCCGCTTGATACAATTCATTGATGTTACTGCCCGCGATATCAACAGCTACCGCTCTTGTACCACCGTCGTTACTCGAAATAATTGAGCCACGTGAAGAAAACGCGCGCATATTGTCATAACTTCTAAATTTGGTGGTGATCGCATCCATCATCGCATTGATGTATTTAGGATCGCTTGGCGCACTTAAAAACCATATACGACCAACAGACACTGACATGGAATAGTATTCCAATGGCGGCATGTTGGTTTCACCGTTAAGAAACGTCTGCTCATCAGCCTCGATAAACGCATCAAAATAGGTGCGAAGTTCTTCACCTATTATCGCCATTTGTGACAAGTTATAACTGGGCGGCGCAATCATCATTGAAAACGCTTTAGGTTCTTCCCCTTCAGGTAAGTATTCTGCCGCGGGCATTAATGCATAAGCCGCGCCTAAGATACCTACAATAAAAGCGACGGTTACAAGGCGCGCACGCTCTTTAGTTTTAGTAAAAGCTTTCGCCCAAGATAACCAGCGCTTAGACAGTTCGAACTGTTTACCTTGTTTTAAATCTTCTTTTTTACTTAGGTGGGCAAGTGCCACAGGTACGACAAAAATAGCCACTAACATAGACGCAATAATGGCGCCTGAAATTGCGATAGCAATGTCAGAATAAAGCTGACCTGCTTCTTGTTCTATAAACAAAATAGGCGCAAATACTAATACCGTTGTTGCCGTAGATGCTAGCACTGCAGGCCATACTTCAGTCACA contains the following coding sequences:
- a CDS encoding ATP-binding protein, whose protein sequence is MKYIDTKLKQLLVIVTLMVMTFIPSTSIAEEKKATKEALVEQLAKPENINAKRIPILVELVKLCWLKCPLEAELYGTEVLSLLKQYPDPVQETKLLVYLPRIYLDRGDTDTAFRMVEQGISVATKSNDDEGLALILYNKAIYYYKNDELVLALDIYQKLEATYKRSEDQQALGSVYNNLGNIQRKLGNNGSALEYYELAARLQQNNPRKTYYANTLMNIGDLYSNQGDYQQALYNINLGMEHLSATEAPLQFGEGLLRLANVYGRLGDIEKATNFFEQTQQISKENGYQRLLVTTYYYEIILALNLGDVDYAERAISNAKVNFSNKLPPYYHNALRFFESRLAAEHGNWQKAEELVQPLLDDKLYEQRFYRSLALSAHVVRIKEKLGKFEQANEILTDFFEQYRENVKANKLSLAQQYSELYKVREKERQIAVLQEQSAKQQVQALLDKQEKRQLIYLQVVLVILVIAALLFGFQRRKALQKEAALTKQLIEKKNQALADICHELRTPFSVLKLQIEALLYNIETDTELAHNRLYNKINELTTLITDIDQLAKADALVFDMDKQPTNVWQLLNESTSELEALFEEANLEFVVRNQLSESQMATVDYARIKQVVTNLLTNSLRYTDAPGKVAIAAQVIQGELVLTVDDSAPGVPSDQYSAIFERLFRVEKSRSRKTGGSGLGLSISKSLIELHGGQIAAKASHLGGLCITIRMPI
- a CDS encoding response regulator, with product MQQHILMVEDDEDLGQILHQFLEASSYKVDWIKSGEKVLPFLSSQSPDIILMDVQLPVISGIELTKAIRKTSDIPIIMVTSKTDEVSRLIGLETGVDDYVCKPFSAPELILRIKAILRRTSSVKDVKADSDIVFVDKNQLCVTYQEQAEKLTLLEANLLDLLLSSPHRIYSREQILDLAYNNDRHTSDRTIDSHIKNVRKKLEKIGLGKNVIESVYGVGYRYVKS
- a CDS encoding efflux RND transporter permease subunit — translated: MITQAVNRGILVAVIVLISTIMGLVAALSIPVQMIPDLEVRTITVQTGWPGATPQDVEKEILIEQERYLRGLSNLKRMISYAEMGSASIELEFPFGVDENDALIRVNNALSQVPAYPENVDQPRIFASSFSGNAFMYFSLKPQSGNPLNLDMDMLRDFAEDFIRPRMESVPGVSEVRVGGGAQRQIQIKVDANKLAQRGISLVQLRSAIRLRNKDTSAGDIESGKSRYLLRVIGRFEELSELEELIISRKNNANIRLKDVAVVTLDHFETRSLSFKDGERTLSLSVRRESGSNVLAIKEAMLPIVQEINESLLVQNGLELKLTSDDVKYVKSSLENVWTNLGLGALLATLVMYFFLRSGKATLVGVLGIPLCTIAAFLALMAFGRTINVISLAGVAFAIGMTVDNTIVVLESIVQAKKRGISKIEAAINGVTEVWPAVLASTATTVLVFAPILFIEQEAGQLYSDIAIAISGAIIASMLVAIFVVPVALAHLSKKEDLKQGKQFELSKRWLSWAKAFTKTKERARLVTVAFIVGILGAAYALMPAAEYLPEGEEPKAFSMMIAPPSYNLSQMAIIGEELRTYFDAFIEADEQTFLNGETNMPPLEYYSMSVSVGRIWFLSAPSDPKYINAMMDAITTKFRSYDNMRAFSSRGSIISSNDGGTRAVAVDIAGSNINELYQAAEAVYQQASLVFDNPQINSDPGSLTLDQPLIEIKPRWQRLAELNIDNNDFGYAVAAMSDGAYVDEFILGDDKVDIFLFSGAGNQQGLQQLADTPLVTPQGNVLPLNALADLVESQNSNSVRRVDGNRTVSVYIIPPRDVALEIAEQKVREELLPALWQDGKIAQGIKVSISGAADQLEETKASLSSNFIIALVLCYLLLVAIFTHWRYPLFILATVPLGMAGGLLGLVAVNGVNMLMATVGLSSFHLPFDMITMLGFLILLGTVVNNPILIVDQTRRFVLEQGIAVKQAVMMALEKRLKPILMSTATTIFGLAPLVLIPGEGTELYRGVGVIVLSGILVSTLITLTFLPALLVAVLKETPQDAQ